The following proteins are encoded in a genomic region of Chryseobacterium cucumeris:
- a CDS encoding VIT family protein, whose amino-acid sequence MHHQLEKHYVNRVGWLRAAVLGANDGLLSTTSIVIGVAAAEPERHIIILAALAGMIAGAMSMAAGEYVSVSSQEDTERADLLREKRELEEMPEIELRELAKVYEKRGCTQETAMQVAIELTEHDALGAHARDELGINEITQAKPLLAAMASFGSFAVGALLPFTVSLLAPLKQMVYFQYGFSIIFLMLLGAISARAGGSCIKIAVLRICFWGTVAMGITALVGHIFGVNVA is encoded by the coding sequence ATGCATCATCAGCTGGAAAAACATTATGTAAACAGGGTAGGCTGGCTTAGGGCAGCTGTATTGGGAGCAAATGACGGATTGTTATCCACCACAAGTATTGTCATTGGAGTTGCGGCGGCAGAACCGGAACGTCATATCATTATCCTTGCTGCATTAGCAGGTATGATTGCCGGGGCAATGTCTATGGCTGCCGGTGAATATGTTTCTGTAAGTTCCCAGGAAGATACAGAAAGAGCAGATTTGCTACGCGAGAAGCGGGAACTTGAAGAGATGCCGGAAATAGAGCTTAGAGAACTGGCCAAAGTGTATGAAAAAAGAGGCTGTACCCAGGAAACGGCAATGCAGGTAGCTATTGAACTTACAGAACACGATGCGCTTGGAGCACATGCCCGTGACGAACTGGGAATTAATGAAATAACACAGGCCAAGCCATTGCTGGCAGCAATGGCTTCATTCGGTTCATTTGCTGTGGGAGCTTTACTGCCTTTTACCGTTTCTCTTTTGGCGCCACTCAAACAAATGGTGTATTTCCAATATGGTTTTTCAATCATCTTTTTAATGCTTTTGGGGGCAATTTCTGCCAGAGCCGGAGGTTCCTGCATTAAGATAGCGGTATTAAGAATCTGTTTCTGGGGAACCGTTGCGATGGGAATTACAGCATTGGTAGGGCATATTTTCGGGGTTAATGTTGCATAA
- the lgt gene encoding prolipoprotein diacylglyceryl transferase, protein MNLLYINWNINPEIVNILGLPIKYYGLLFLTGLVLSLNILKRIYKKEGLSSQAHEALFSYALIGILVGARLGHCFFYDFDYYSQHPLEIFLPIQKGPDGVYHFTGFAGLASHGGGIGLVIMLLIYARKYSIPFMTVLDAIAIVLPLGGTFIRLANLMNSEIIGIPTDVPWAFIFRQVDDLPRHPAQLYEAISYFIIFLSVYFIYRKNIFKIGKGFYFGISILLIFIMRILIEFIKVDQVEFEHGMSLNMGQLLSIPFVLLGLFFMIKSILEKGKVKTT, encoded by the coding sequence ATGAATTTATTATATATCAACTGGAATATTAATCCCGAAATCGTCAATATCTTAGGACTTCCCATAAAATATTACGGATTATTATTTCTTACGGGACTTGTTTTATCACTTAATATTTTAAAAAGAATTTATAAAAAAGAAGGCCTTAGTTCACAAGCCCATGAGGCTTTATTCTCCTACGCCCTGATCGGAATTCTGGTGGGTGCAAGACTGGGGCACTGCTTTTTTTACGATTTTGATTATTATTCACAACATCCGCTTGAAATATTTTTACCTATTCAAAAAGGACCGGATGGGGTTTATCATTTCACCGGATTTGCCGGTCTTGCCAGCCATGGCGGCGGTATTGGTCTGGTGATTATGCTTCTCATTTACGCAAGAAAATATTCTATCCCATTCATGACCGTTCTGGACGCCATAGCGATTGTACTTCCGCTGGGTGGTACTTTCATCAGGCTGGCCAATCTCATGAATTCTGAAATTATAGGAATTCCTACTGATGTTCCATGGGCTTTTATCTTCCGTCAGGTTGATGATCTTCCGAGACATCCGGCCCAGCTTTACGAGGCCATCTCTTATTTTATCATTTTCCTCTCTGTTTATTTTATCTACAGGAAGAATATCTTTAAAATCGGAAAAGGGTTTTATTTCGGAATAAGCATTCTGCTGATCTTTATTATGAGAATCCTGATTGAATTTATCAAGGTGGATCAGGTAGAATTCGAACACGGAATGAGCTTAAATATGGGACAGCTTCTGAGTATTCCGTTTGTTCTTCTCGGATTATTCTTTATGATCAAAAGTATACTGGAGAAAGGAAAGGTTAAAACCACTTAA
- a CDS encoding SDR family oxidoreductase, giving the protein MSTQNVQGKVVLIAGGGKNLGGLLSRDFASKGAKLAIHYNSESSRAESEKTLAEVQALGAEAFLFQGDLTKVDNITKFFDETISRFGGVDIAINTVGMVLKKPFSETTEAEYDTMFNVNSKSAYFFLQEAGKKLNDHGKICTIVTSLLAAYTGLYSTYAGAKAPVEHFTRAASKEFGARGISVTAVAPGPMDTPFFYGQETDDAVAYHKSASALGGLTDIKDIAPLVEFLVTEGWWITGQTIFANGGYTTR; this is encoded by the coding sequence ATGTCAACACAAAATGTACAGGGAAAAGTGGTTTTAATTGCCGGAGGAGGTAAAAACTTAGGAGGATTATTAAGCAGAGATTTTGCCTCAAAAGGAGCAAAGCTGGCTATCCACTACAACAGCGAAAGCTCAAGAGCTGAAAGTGAAAAAACATTGGCTGAGGTACAGGCATTAGGAGCGGAAGCATTCTTATTTCAGGGAGACCTTACCAAAGTAGACAATATCACGAAGTTTTTCGATGAAACTATTTCCCGTTTCGGAGGAGTGGATATTGCCATCAATACTGTTGGGATGGTATTGAAAAAGCCATTTTCTGAAACGACGGAAGCTGAATATGACACCATGTTCAATGTAAACTCGAAATCTGCGTATTTCTTTTTACAGGAAGCGGGTAAAAAACTAAACGATCACGGAAAAATCTGTACGATTGTTACTTCATTGCTGGCAGCGTACACCGGATTGTATTCCACGTATGCAGGAGCAAAAGCACCGGTAGAGCATTTTACAAGAGCGGCTTCCAAAGAATTTGGGGCAAGAGGTATCTCTGTAACGGCAGTAGCACCTGGTCCGATGGATACTCCTTTCTTCTACGGACAGGAAACTGACGATGCTGTCGCTTATCATAAGTCTGCATCCGCATTGGGAGGGCTTACCGATATTAAGGATATTGCTCCGCTGGTGGAATTCCTGGTAACAGAAGGCTGGTGGATTACGGGGCAGACCATATTTGCCAACGGCGGATATACAACAAGATAG